One window of the Pedobacter ginsengisoli genome contains the following:
- a CDS encoding sulfatase family protein, whose amino-acid sequence MKKSLFILLCLLANLTFAQKGEKPNVIYIYADDLGYGDLSCYGATKIKTPNLDKLAASGIRFTDGHCTSATCTPSRYALMTGEYPWRKKGTGILPGDAALIIPTDRTTLPNLFKKAGYQTGIIGKWHLGLGEAVEKDWNNEIKPGPNEVGFGYSFIFPATADRVPTVFLENHNVVALDPKDPIKVNYKEKVGDDPTGKEHPELLKLLASPGQGHNNTIVNGIGRIGYMSGGKLARWVDEEVSSTFLIKAQDFIQKNQKEPFFLYFALTEPHVPRMPATMFRGKSGLGLRGDAILQLDWTIGQIVKQLKETGLDKNTMIIFSSDNGPVLDDGYQDEAVTKLNGHTPAGALRGGKYSILEAGTRVPFIVSWPGKIKPQQVSATTVSQIDLLASFSALLHQPIPAGDATDSENTLDVFLGKSKKGRSVLIEHASTLSIVKDGWKYIEPNAGPANDKLVGIELGNLNQPQLYNLKTDESEKNNLASQYPDKVKMLKDLLTEIKDKR is encoded by the coding sequence ATGAAAAAATCATTATTTATTCTACTGTGCCTCCTGGCAAATTTAACTTTTGCTCAAAAAGGAGAGAAACCAAATGTTATTTATATCTATGCCGATGATTTGGGCTATGGAGATTTGAGTTGCTATGGTGCAACTAAGATAAAAACTCCAAATCTGGATAAATTAGCGGCATCAGGTATCCGTTTTACGGATGGGCATTGTACTTCAGCAACTTGTACACCCTCACGTTATGCATTAATGACGGGGGAGTATCCGTGGCGCAAAAAAGGAACAGGCATTTTACCCGGAGATGCTGCACTAATTATACCAACCGACAGAACAACATTACCCAATCTTTTTAAAAAGGCCGGCTATCAAACCGGCATCATAGGAAAGTGGCATCTGGGGCTTGGTGAAGCGGTAGAAAAGGATTGGAACAATGAAATTAAACCCGGACCAAATGAAGTTGGCTTTGGATATTCATTTATTTTTCCTGCAACTGCTGATCGTGTTCCAACTGTTTTTCTCGAGAACCATAATGTTGTTGCACTTGACCCTAAGGATCCGATAAAAGTAAATTACAAGGAAAAAGTTGGCGATGATCCAACCGGGAAAGAGCATCCGGAATTGTTAAAACTACTAGCTTCTCCAGGGCAGGGGCATAATAATACCATTGTAAACGGAATTGGTCGTATTGGCTATATGAGTGGCGGAAAGCTGGCACGCTGGGTAGATGAAGAAGTCTCATCGACCTTTTTAATTAAAGCACAAGATTTTATCCAAAAAAATCAAAAAGAACCTTTCTTTTTATACTTTGCTTTAACAGAGCCTCATGTACCACGAATGCCTGCAACTATGTTTAGAGGAAAGAGTGGCTTGGGTTTACGGGGAGATGCCATTTTACAGCTTGATTGGACAATAGGACAAATTGTTAAGCAATTAAAGGAAACAGGCTTAGATAAGAATACCATGATCATTTTTTCTAGTGACAATGGTCCGGTTCTGGATGACGGTTATCAAGATGAGGCAGTAACAAAATTAAATGGGCACACCCCGGCAGGAGCATTAAGAGGGGGCAAGTACAGTATACTTGAAGCAGGTACAAGGGTTCCTTTTATTGTAAGCTGGCCCGGAAAAATTAAACCACAGCAGGTCTCTGCAACTACGGTAAGTCAGATCGATTTATTGGCATCATTTTCTGCACTTCTTCATCAGCCAATACCGGCAGGTGATGCTACAGACAGTGAGAATACGCTTGATGTATTTCTTGGAAAATCAAAAAAAGGCAGATCAGTTTTAATTGAACATGCCTCTACCTTGTCAATAGTAAAAGATGGCTGGAAATATATTGAACCTAATGCAGGTCCGGCAAATGATAAGTTGGTAGGAATAGAATTGGGCAACTTAAACCAACCACAGCTGTATAACTTAAAAACCGATGAATCTGAGAAAAATAATCTTGCTTCACAGTATCCGGATAAAGTTAAAATGCTAAAGGATTTGTTGACTGAAATAAAGGATAAACGATAG